Below is a genomic region from Rhodopirellula islandica.
TTCCCAACAGAATCGCAACGACCCAGCCAGCAGCAGGAGTCAGTGTCGGACCATGTTGCTCGTCCTGTGTGCTGATCAGCAACACATCTCGTCGCGATTTCCAGAGTCGCTCCAGCGTGCTCGTGTTGGTGGCAATCAAAAGCGTGTTGCCTGGATTCAATGGCGTGTCAGATGTCCGCGTGCTGATTGGCTCCTTGCCATCGTGCATCGCCACCACCATCGCCCCGTATTGACGAAAAAAGTCGATTTCCCGAACCGTCCGCCCAACCAACTCAGAGCGAGGTGGGACGATCAATTCGGCCAGGTACACATCCTTGGGAAGCGACGGAGCGGTTGAAACCAACTCGACGTACCCTTCCGTGATCAGGCGTTCGACGGCCCCCTGGTTGGAGGATTTAATGAAGAGCGTGTCGCCGGGTCGCAACAGCGTATCGGCGTTGCATTTGCGCACGATATCCCCGTCCGAGCGACGAGTCAGCACCGCGATGACGTTGACTTGAAACGTCGTCCGCAACCCAATCTCCCGAAGCGTGCGGCCCGCCAAGACCGAACCCACGGGAATCGTGACTTCGCTGATCTGCCCCTCCACCCCGTAGCTATGGAGCAGGTCAGGACGCGAAACGTATCGCTGCTCGTGACTCGCTTGCGCCACGTTGTCGTCTTCCTTCGCCCTGTCAGGCAACAGTCGCGTTCCGATCGTGCACATGAAGCCAACACCGACGCAGAGCATGACCAAGCCCGCCGGCGCAAACGAAAAGAAATGAAACGGTTCCATCCCCGCATGCCGAAGTTCTTGACTGACGACGATGTTGGATGGGGTGCCAATCAGAGTCAGCATGCCGCCCAACGCGGCCGCAAAGGCCAGTGGGATCAACAGCTTCGACGGTGAGATTTCCGCACGGCGACTCAGCGAGAGCACGACAGGCAGCATCACAGCGACCGTTCCCGTTGAACTGATGAACGCCGACAACAGGGCACAGGCGAGCATCACCGTCGCGGTCAGCCGGACCGTCGACTTGCCGCCGATTCGCCCCAGCCCTCTGCCGACCTGATCAGCCACGCCGGTTTCCAAGATCGCACCACCGACGACAAACAGTCCGGCAATCATCAGCACCAACGAATTGGAAAAACCTGCGGTTGCCTCCGCTGGCGTCAGGATGCCGGTCAGCACGAGCGCCAAGAGCGAAACAAATGCAACGAGATCCATCCGGAATCGATCCACCACAAACGCGATGATGGTTGCCACCAGGATGAAAGTCACCATCCAAACGTCAGTGGACATCGGTTGATCCGTTCTTTCGTCGGAGTGATTCTTAAATGAAAAAGCAGGTGCGCATCAGTTGTCCCACTGCTGGGAAGGACCATCGCAACGATAGCTCTCGTCAATCGCTTCGTCGATCCATGTTGGAGACAACGGATCGACCGAACGATCCAATATCATCCCACCGTGCAACGATCGATCAGCCGCCCCATACTTCTCTGCCCGAGTCGCATACGCCACGGCAAGCACGGGCAGTGAAAGCTGCGTTTCATCTTGCCAGGCGACGCCGTGCGATATCGCACGCGGTTGCTGTGCAGTTCGTCACACTGTGTGACGCCTTCCCAAACGTGTTCGGGAGTGGCCCTGTGGTGCGACCTCTTGTCCACTGGACCTCCGTTGTGATGCCGAACCGTCAACACGCTGATCGAAATTCAGTTCGCAGCGGCAGCAGTGCTCTTTCCTGAATGAATGTCC
It encodes:
- a CDS encoding SLC13 family permease gives rise to the protein MSTDVWMVTFILVATIIAFVVDRFRMDLVAFVSLLALVLTGILTPAEATAGFSNSLVLMIAGLFVVGGAILETGVADQVGRGLGRIGGKSTVRLTATVMLACALLSAFISSTGTVAVMLPVVLSLSRRAEISPSKLLIPLAFAAALGGMLTLIGTPSNIVVSQELRHAGMEPFHFFSFAPAGLVMLCVGVGFMCTIGTRLLPDRAKEDDNVAQASHEQRYVSRPDLLHSYGVEGQISEVTIPVGSVLAGRTLREIGLRTTFQVNVIAVLTRRSDGDIVRKCNADTLLRPGDTLFIKSSNQGAVERLITEGYVELVSTAPSLPKDVYLAELIVPPRSELVGRTVREIDFFRQYGAMVVAMHDGKEPISTRTSDTPLNPGNTLLIATNTSTLERLWKSRRDVLLISTQDEQHGPTLTPAAGWVVAILLGMLMVMSTGVVANVTAVLVAALLTVVVGAFRGSTAYQSIHWDSIVMIASVMPLATALEKTGVLGMVTDAIVESPHLANPTLLLLLLFSVTSLLSQAISNTATSVLLAPLALEVAHRLDVSPYPLLMGVALAASTSFSTPMASPINALVTGAGSYRFGDFLKVGIPLQLLVLAVTLWIVPLLFPFTP